Proteins encoded in a region of the Prunus persica cultivar Lovell chromosome G4, Prunus_persica_NCBIv2, whole genome shotgun sequence genome:
- the LOC18781317 gene encoding uncharacterized protein LOC18781317, with protein sequence MRNDGREALLNRNKLGRCVSHKQDELKSFRSYIWWMCVDQSNAWKACISWSIFILFGIVVPAISHFVFACAICDGKHKRPYDCVVQLSLSSVATVSFLCLSWFVRKFGLRRFLFFDKLYNESETVRREYTEQLNRSLKLLCIFVMPCFAAESAYKIWWYASEATQIPFLGNVYMSAAIACSLELCSWLYRTTVFFLVCVLFRLICYLQILRLQDFATVFQVESDVGSVLSEHLRIRRHLTIISHRYRGFILWSLILVTGSQFALLLITTRSGATANLDVYRSGELALCSITLVTGVLILLRSATKITHKAQAVTCLATKWHVCATLDSFDANEGDSPTTNPIAANGRVFPVASSSGDSDSDLASDDQDELENAKLDLSYSYSTISYQKRQALVTYLENNRAGITIYGFTFDRTTLHTIFMLELSLILWLLGKTVGI encoded by the exons ATGAGAAACGATGGCAGGGAGGCCCTGTTAAACCGAAACAAGTTAGGACGCTGCGTTTCTCACAAACAAGACGAGCTAAAGAGCTTTAGATCCTACATATGGTGGATGTGCGTGGACCAATCTAATGCATGGAAAGCATGTATTTCATGgagcattttcattttgtttgggATCGTTGTTCCAGCCATATCCCATTTTGTGTTCGCCTGTGCCATTTGCGATGGAAAGCACAAGAGGCCTTACGATTGTGTGGTGCAATTGTCCTTGAGCAGCGTCGCGACGGTGTCCTTTTTGTGCCTCTCGTGGTTCGTCCGGAAGTTTGGGCTCCGGAGGTTCTTGTTTTTTGATAAGCTTTATAATGAGAGCGAGACGGTGAGGAGGGAATACACAGAACAGCTCAAT AGATCATTGAAGCTTCTCTGCATCTTTGTCATGCCATGCTTTGCTGCGGAGAGTGCATATAAGATATGGTGGTACGCATCCGAAGCCACACAGATCCCTTTTCTAGGTAATGTTTACATGAGTGCTGCAATAGCATGCTCACTGGAGCTGTGCTCCTGGCTCTATCGTACGACCGTGTTTTTCCTCGTTTGCGTCCTGTTCCGTCTCATCTGCTACCTCCAGATCCTGCGGCTACAAGACTTTGCCACCGTGTTCCAAGTGGAATCTGATGTGGGGTCAGTGTTGTCTGAGCACCTTAGGATCAGGAGGCACCTCACCATCATAAGCCACAGATACCGTGGGTTCATATTGTGGTCGCTGATTCTGGTCACGGGGAGCCAATTTGCTTTGCTGCTCATCACAACCAGGTCCGGTGCCACTGCTAATCTTGATGTCTACAGATCTGGTGAACTTGCG TTATGCTCCATAACTTTAGTCACAGGGGTCCTCATCTTACTGCGTAGTGCAACTAAAATCACACACAAGGCCCAAGCAGTCACATGTCTCGCTACCAAGTGGCATGTTTGCGCAACTCTAGACTCGTTTGATGCAAACGAAGGAGATTCTCCAACGACTAATCCGATCGCCGCCAATGGGAGAGTGTTTCCGGTTGCCAGTAGTAGCGGAGATTCAGACAGCGATCTGGCAAGTGATGATCAAGATGAATTGGAAAATGCTAAGTTGGACCTATCATATTCATATAGTACTATCTCCTATCAAAAAAGACAAGCTCTAG TGACGTATCTTGAGAATAATAGAGCTGGTATTACAATATACGGATTTACATTCGACAGGACTACACTCCACACTATCTTTATGCTGGAGCTATCACTCATTCTTTGGTTGCTGGGAAAAACAGTTGGCATTTAA
- the LOC18778471 gene encoding EH domain-containing protein 1 encodes MEISSVPISSCSKEHQKIYQEWFRFADSDSDGRITGNDAIKFFSMSNLNRQDLKQVWAIADSKRQGYLGFSEFVAAMQLVSLAQGGHDISHDLLNSNVDLENLNPPVMEGLDALLAKKKQLHRTNENEVNGTVVVEQSPSALWFSSKSSKKVPLSSVTSIIDGLKRLYVQKLKPLEVTYRFNDFVSPLLTNSDFDAKPMVMLLGQYSTGKTTFIKHLLKSSYPGAHIGPEPTTDRFVVVMSGPDGRSVPGNTIAVQADMPFSGLTKFGTAFLSKFECSQMPHSLLEHITFVDTPGVLSGEKQRTQRAYDFTGVTSWFAAKCDLILLLFDPHKLDVSDEFKRVISSLHGHDDKIRVVLNKADQIDTQQLMRVYGALMWSLGKVLNTPEVMRVYIGSFNDKPVNEAATGPVGKELFEKEQEDLLADLKDIPKKSCDRRINEFVKRARAAKIHAYIISHLKKEMPAMLGKAKTQQRLIDNLEDEFGKVQREFHLPPGDFPDVDHFRDILSGYNIDKFEKLKPKMIEAVDEMLGYDIPELLKNFRNPYG; translated from the exons ATGGAAATTTCTTCGGTTCCGATCAGTTCGTGCTCCAAAGAGCACCAGAAAATATATCAGGAATGGTTTCGCTTCGCTGATTCAG ACAGTGATGGCCGCATTACGGGGAATGATGCTATAAAGTTTTTCAGCATGTCCAATCTGAATCGGCAAGATCTCAAGCAG GTGTGGGCGATTGCCGATTCAAAGAGGCAGGGATATCTTGGTTTCAGTGAGTTCGTTGCCGCTATGCAG CTAGTTTCTCTCGCACAAGGTGGACATGATATTTCACATGATTTATTGAATAGCAATG TTGACTTGGAAAATCTCAATCCTCCTGTTATGGAAGGTTTGGATGCATTATTAGCG aaGAAAAAGCAATTGCACAGGACGAATGAAAATGAAGTAAATG GTACGGTGGTGGTGGAGCAATCACCTTCAGCGCTTTGgttttcttcaaaatcatcaaaaaag GTACCACTTTCGTCTGTAACATCAATTATTGATGGGTTGAAGAGACTGTATGTTCAGAAGCTGAAGCCCTTAGAAGTTACTTACCGGTTTAACGATTTTGTATCCCCATTACTG ACAAATAGTGATTTTGATGCCAAACCCATGGTTATGCTATTGGGTCAATACTCCACTGGGAAAACAACGTTCATTAAACATTTGCTCAAAAGTAGTTATCCAG GTGCTCACATTGGTCCGGAGcctacaacagatagatttgttgttgttatg TCAGGGCCTGATGGAAGAAGTGTTCCTGGGAATACTATTGCCGTTCAAGCTGACATGCCATTCAGTGGTCTCACAAAATTTGGAACAGCATTCTTGTCAAAGTTTGAGTGCTCTCAAATGCCACATTCT CTGCTAGAACACATTACTTTTGTGGATACTCCTGGCGTTTTATCTGGAGAGAAGCAGCGGACGCAACGAGCCTACGATTTTACTGGGGTAACTTCGTGGTTTGCTGCAAAGTGCGACCTTATTCTACTTTTGTTTGATCCTCACAAACTTGATGTTAGTGATGAATTCAAGCGCGTGATTTCATCTTTACATGGTCACGACGATAAAATTCGTGTTGTTCTGAACAAGGCAGATCAAATTGACACCCAACAA TTGATGAGGGTTTATGGAGCTTTGATGTGGTCACTTGGGAAGGTTCTTAATACTCCTGAGGTCATGCGAGTTTATATTGG CTCATTCAATGACAAACCTGTAAATGAGGCTGCTACTGGTCCGGTTGGGAAGGAACTCTTTGAAAAGGAACAGGAGGATCTTCTTGCTGATTTAAAGGATATTCCAAAGAAGTCTTGTGATCGCAGG aTCAATGAATTTGTGAAGCGTGCCCGAGCTGCCAAGATACACGCTTACATAATTAGTCATTTAAAGAAGGAGATGCCTGCTATGTTGGGGAAAGCTAAGACTCAACAGAGGCTTATTGATAATTTGGAAGATGAATTTGGAAAG GTTCAGAGGGAGTTCCATCTACCTCCAGGGGATTTCCCGGATGTTGACCACTTCCGGGACATCTTGAGTGGTTACAACATTGACAAATTCGAGAAGTTGAAGCCTAAAATGATAGAAGCCGTCGATGAAATGCTGGGTTATGATATTCCGGAACTCTTGAAGAATTTCAGAAATCCATATGGCTAA
- the LOC18780631 gene encoding upstream activation factor subunit UAF30 — translation MLPPRLKKAITDNPKKLANLIDLVNLPSTLREFVGQSQISHLGCFMRVWSYIKDNNLQDPNNKNVVKCDEKLKGILLGKPQVELCELPALIKLHFPKEQK, via the exons ATGTTGCCACCAAGGTTGAAGAAGGCCATCACAGATAACCCAAAGAAGCTGGCCAACTTGATTGACCTCGTAAATCTTCCTTCGACGCTGCGGGAGTTCGTGGGTCAGTCTCAGATTTCTCATCTTGGATGCTTCATGCGTGTCTGGTCATACATCAAGGACAACAATTTACAG GATCCAAACAACAAGAATGTGGTCAAATGTGATGAAAAGTTGAAGGGTATTCTGTTGGGCAAGCCTCAGGTTGAGTTATGTGAGCTTCCTGCGCTGATCAAGCTCCACTTCCCCAAAGAGCAGAAGTGA
- the LOC18779040 gene encoding GDSL esterase/lipase At4g26790, with product MTIKAIQRFLLTYLLLEISMVSAKVPAVIVFGDSTVDAGNNNQISTVLKSDFQPYGHDFFGGQPTGRFSNGRVPTDFISEAFMIKPTIPAYLDPTYTIKDFATGVCFASAGTGYDNATSDVLSVIPLWKELEYYKKYQKDLRSYLGNAKANEVLGEALYLISIGTNDFVENYYVIKRRSSQFSIEEYQNFLAGIAGNFITELYQLGARKISISGLPPMGCLPLERTTNILSGSDCIEEYNDVARIFNVKLQRLIEKLSKKLVRIQLVLSNPYDILLEIIQNPATFGFEDAATACCGTGLFEMSYMCNKITPFTCSDANKYVFWDSFHPTEKTNAIIADHVFRNCLAQFS from the exons ATGACAATTAAGGCCATTCAACGGTTCCTCCTAACCTATCTCCTTCTGGAAATCTCTATGGTGTCTGCAAAAGTTCCGGCAGTTATTGTGTTTGGAGACTCTACTGTGGATGCAGGGAACAACAACCAGATATCAACAGTCCTGAAGAGCGACTTTCAACCCTATGGTCACGATTTCTTTGGAGGCCAGCCTACCGGGCGCTTTTCCAATGGTAGGGTTCCAACAGACTTCATTTCTGAAGCTTTTATGATCAAGCCAACGATACCTGCATACTTGGATCCAACTTATACCATTAAGGATTTTGCTACTGGAGTTTGCTTTGCCTCTGCGGGAACTGGTTATGATAATGCCACTTCTGATGTGCTA TCTGTAATACCTCTTTGGAAGGAATTGGAGTACTACAAGAAATACCAGAAGGACCTGAGAAGCTATCTAGGCAATGCTAAAGCTAATGAGGTTCTGGGAGAAGCACTTTACCTGATCAGTATAGGAACTAATGATTTCGTAGAAAACTACTACGTAATTAAACGCAGATCATCACAGTTTTCCATAGAGGAGTACCAAAATTTTCTAGCCGGAATTGCTGGAAATTTCATCACAGAGCTTTACCAGCTTGGAGCTCGAAAGATATCTATAAGCGGCCTTCCCCCGATGGGTTGCCTGCCACTGGAGAGAACTACAAATATCTTGTCTGGGAGTGATTGTATTGAGGAGTACAATGATGTGGCTAGGATTTTCAATGTGAAGTTGCAGAGACTGATTGAAAAGCTCAGCAAGAAACTAGTTAGAATCCAACTTGTGCTTTCAAACCCATATGATATTCTCTTAGaaatcattcaaaacccagctacttttg GATTTGAAGATGCAGCAACAGCCTGTTGTGGCACAGGATTATTTGAGATGAGTTACATGTGCAATAAGATAACCCCATTCACATGTTCAGATGCaaataaatatgtattttGGGACTCCTTCCATCCCacagaaaaaacaaatgctATTATTGCAGATCATGTATTCAGAAATTGCCTAGCTCAATTTTCATGA
- the LOC18778313 gene encoding trigger factor-like protein TIG, Chloroplastic, whose translation MELCMSLVNGGSISVVNVKPSLPSRSLPVRKNPISLQSYTCLRPPSLSRQFQPSQFAVSASPSSSSSSSTALSSEKDQLPADIVVTETQEPNSRVKLSIQVPPEVCDDCYKRVIDEFMKQAKVPGFRPGKKVPESILVSHVGKKSVQKAAVESILRRTLPHAMSSVTGTPLRDSVRIVTRFSDMEQAYSSLNSLRYDVIVDIAPEVKWIPENGYKNLKVVVEIDSDINAQKASEQELRRRHKSLGSLRIVTDRGLQIGDLAVLDISATTIDQDESNVKSIPSAESKGYHFDTEDGDKVVPGFLNSIIGIQRGETKSFPLVFPESWTQEDLRGIHAQFNVECKELFYRDLPELDDSLAERLLPGGTSLKQVKESLLQKFLEVEQTAREQAADNAILDQLCKMVEVDIPQSFFEEQGRQLYGARLLEIQANIKLNEQQLASLSSKKAVDEYLLNQKENITHMIKQSLAVGDIYKREHLQLSTEELVKEVENSIAEFKRQKQDYDEERVRGQVQEILEGAKVLEWLRAHAEIQYITR comes from the exons ATGGAGCTCTGTATGAGTCTCGTCAATGGTGGCTCCATCTCTGTCGTCAACGTAAAACCTTCTCTCCCTTCACGCTCTCTTCCTGTTCGTAAAAACCCCATTTCTCTTCAGTCCTACACTTGTCTTAGACCCCCTTCTCTTTCCCGCCAATTCCAACCTTCCCAATTCGCTGTTTCGgcttctccttcttcctcttcttcttcttccacggCTCTCAGCTCTGAGAAAGACCAGCTTCCAGCGGACATCGTTGTCACAGAGACCCAAGAACCCAATTCCAGA GTTAAGTTGAGCATACAAGTACCACCAGAGGTCTGTGATGACTGTTACAAAAGGGTTATAGACGAGTTCATGAAGCAAGCCAAG GTTCCGGGATTTCGGCCTGGAAAGAAGGTGCCTGAGAGTATTCTTGTGAGTCATGTTGGGAAGAAAAGTGTACAGAAGGCTGCAGTTGAATCTATTTTGAGGAGGACCCTTCCACATGCCATGTCTTCG GTCACAGGCACGCCTTTGAGAGACTCAGTCCGTATTGTAACCAGATTTTCAGATATGGAGCAGGCCTACTCTTCTCTCAATTCTCTCAG ATATGATGTGATTGTTGATATAGCACCGGAAGTGAAATGGATTCCTGAGAATGGATACAAGAATTTGAAGGTCGTTGTTGAGATAGACAGTGACATAAATGCACAAAAAGCTTCTGAGCAAGAATTAAGACGCCGCCATAAGTCCCTAGGTTCATTGAGAATTGTAACCGACAGAGGTCTACAG ATCGGTGATCTTGCTGTCCTTGATATATCTGCAACAACCATAGATCAAGATGAATCAAATGTTAAAAGTATTCCATCCGCTGAGAGTAAAG GTTATCATTTTGATACGGAAGATGGTGATAAAGTAGTTCCTGGTTTCCTCAATTCGATAATTGGAATTCAACGAGGTGAAACAAAGTCCTTTCCACTGGTATTTCCTGAATCATGGACACAAGAAGATCTTCGAGGAATTCATGCTCAATTCAAT GTTGAATGCAAGGAATTATTTTACAGAGATTTACCCGAATTGGATGACTCCCTTGCTGAAAGGCTTCTCCCTGGAGGCACCAGCCTGAAACAG GTCAAGGAATCATTGTTGCAAAAATTCCTGGAAGTGGAACAAACAGCTAGAGAGCAAGCAGCTGATAATGCCATTCTAGATCAGCTTTGCAAG ATGGTAGAGGTTGACATTCCTCAGTCCTTTTTTGAGGAGCAAGGTAGGCAGCTTTATGGAGCCAGACTTTTGGAGATACAG gcaaatataaaattaaatgaacaGCAATTGGCTTCTCTGTCAAGTAAGAAGGCTGTAGATGAGTATCTTCTAAACCAGAAGGAGAACATTACACATATGATAAAACAGAGTCTGGCTGTTGGAGACATATATAAACGTGAACATTTGCAG CTTTCAACAGAGGAGCTTGTCAAAGAAGTTGAAAATTCCATTGCCGAATTCAAACGTCAAAAACAAGATTATGATGAAGAACGCGTTAGGGGACAG GTTCAAGAGATTTTAGAGGGAGCAAAGGTGCTTGAATGGTTGAGAGCGCATGCAGAGATTCAGTATATAACTAGATGA
- the LOC18778344 gene encoding uncharacterized protein LOC18778344 has protein sequence MEGVGSRLGRASSRYGQTATVFSGPVRRWKKKWVHVPSSSSVTYQNPHSQSNGNNNSSRLLLRRWTPISPATTAAEPLSGSGASTEEPPRRKFRYTPVAVLEEQKKTAKGKVGDVVKASEGGQSIATSTKMHEISDIDQDMEEQAEELDETHSGLQDSNGSHLDLDLGLKGHSANRDSISQIEDAEMKKASPGRFWLG, from the exons ATGGAGGGAGTGGGGTCCAGATTGGGCCGGGCCTCCTCGAGGTACGGCCAAACCGCCACCGTCTTCAGCGGCCCAGTTCGCAGGTGGAAGAAGAAGTGGGTCCACGTGCCCTCATCATCCTCCGTTACTTACCAGAACCCTCACTCCCAATCCAACGGCAACAACAACAGCTCCCGCCTCCTCCTCCGCCGCTGGACCCCAATCTCTCCGGCCACCACCGCCGCAGAACCCCTCTCCGGCTCCGGCGCCTCGACGGAGGAGCCGCCGCGCCGGAAGTTCCGCTACACGCCC GTTGCTGTGCTAGAGGAACAGAAGAAGACAGCCAAGGGAAAGGTTGGAGATGTGGTGAAAGCTAGTGAGGGAGGCCAATCTATAGCCACGAGTACTAAGATGCATGAAATTTCAGACATTGATCAAGATATGGAGGAACAAGCTGAG GAATTGGATGAGACCCATTCTGGCTTGCAGGATTCAAATGGAAGCCATCTGGATTTAGATTTGGGTTTGAAAGGTCACAGTGCCAACCGTGATTCCATTAGCCAGATTGAAGATGCTGAGATGAAAAAAGCAAGCCCGGGTAGATTTTGGTTGGGTTGA